The nucleotide window TGGCTCAGTCTCAACACCCCCCACCCAGTACcaccgtgcctcagtttctcccactGAATACTGTCACTGTGGGCACAGGACTCGAGTGATAGGAGGGAGTGGCGGGCGTAGGGAGAAGCCCAGGCTGGGAGTGTGCCTTGTCGTGATGGGGCACTCGGCTGGGGAGGGGTGGACAGAGCAGCAAGAACCCTGTCCCCAGACAGACTCCCATAAATGCCTTGGTGCGGAGTTTCCTTGGGCAGTCCTCTCGTGGTGCAGTTCCAGATGAAGACCCTATTCTCAGTTCCCAGgtgggggaaagaaaagggaggtTTCTGGGACCAAGGTAGACTGTGGAGGCAGTCTAGCGGTGCGAGTAGGtaggctgggtgggggtggggcggggatgggggtgggtggcggTGGGAGAAGGAGATGCACGTCAATCTAGGCAACCCCGCAAGGAAAAGGGGCTTTGCCACCAGGGAGAGTTCCAAGTTCCAAACCAAACCCTTCCGGGCCAGCTagtctccttctcccccttcctagTGCTCCTCCCATTAAGGCAGCGACGCCCCGTCGGGTTGAAAGGAAGCCGCGGCTCCCGGATAAAAGATTTCTCAGGATCGCTCAACACCCTCCCCACTTCTTCCCGGAGCGGGCCACAGAAGCGTGCGGTCCGACTGAGACCGGCCCCCTCCTCCCAAGGAGCATTAAGCATGCGCGAGAAGGGGGCGTGCCCCAGCGctccgggagggggagggggagggagagggggaggagaggggcctGGGAGGAGCGCGCGGTGCCGCCCAGCCGCAGCGCCCCCTAAACAAGAGAAGAGGCGGGCTAGGCGGAGGGATTCGGGAGCAAGGGCAGGGGCGTGTCCTCCGGCCACGAGGAGGGGCGTGTgcgaggtgggggaggggtgcaggtcTGTAGGAGCGGACGGGAGGTGTAAAGGAGGGGGGCTGGCTGCTGGTGGCTGTGCGGGAGGGGGCAAGACGGGGCGGGGCTTGGATGTCAGGGAAAGAGTGGGGGTTGGGCTGCCTTGGGGTGTGTCTGCGGGGGAGGGGCATGTCTGGATTCGAGGGGGATGGGCACGTCTAGGAGGGGGGAGGCTGCGCGGGAGATGGGGTGCCAGCCTCGGCCTCCGAGGGGCCCCAATACCTGATTCCTGTATGTAAACAGCTGGTTTGGGGGCGTGCGCGCCCCGCTGACGGTGGGCTCAGTAGGTGAAAACCAGGTCGGCGATGCTAGACGGGCGCCAATCCCCCGCGATCATCTCGGTAACCTCGGGGGTGCAGTAGTCCGGGAACTCGAAATGCGACGTGCCCGAGGGGGGCGGCAGGTCCGGGTCGCGGTCCAGGGCGCTGCAGTCCaggccggcggggccggggggcagtCTGGACAGAAAGCCCAGCGGCTCCTCCCCCGACGCCACCGTCTCCTCTTCGCcttcctccgccgccgccgcctcctcctcctcttcctccggCTCCTCGTCCTCCGACGGAGTGGGGGAGGAGGCGGTGACAGCCGCCCCCTCGCCCGACGGCCCCTGGGCGCGCTCCGCGGGTCCCCGGGCAGCCCGCCCCGCCGGGACCATCCTCCACAGCTCCCTCCCGGGGGTCTCGACCAGGCGCACTTCCAGCAGCTCCTCGTCGTCGTCCTCGTCGTCGTCCTCGGGCGCCGCCGCGCCGACCCCCAAAGGCCCGCCCGCTGCtcggcggcccccgcggcccggcaGCTGCGGCCCGGGCTTGAGCcggctgccgccgccgccgccgccgccgccgccaccgccaccgccaccgccgggggggcggggccgcgcctTGGCGGGCGCCCCCTTGCTCTTTTTGCGCGGCCGGTACTTGTAGTCCGGGTAATCCGCCATGTGCTTGAGGCGCAGCCGCTCCGCCTCCCGCACAAACGGGATCTTCTCCGAGTCCTGCAGCAGCTGCCAGCGGCGGCCCAGGCGCTTGGAGATCTCGGCGTTGTGCATGTCGGGCCACTGGTCCATGATCTTCCGCCGCTCGTGCTGCGACCACACCATGAACGCGTTCATCGGTCTCTTAATGTGGCCGCTCGGCGTCTTGCACCAGCCGGGCTCACGCGCCCCCTCCTCGgccggcccgggccccgggggcggcgggccgCCGTCCCGCTTGGCCCTCGCGCCCCGCTGCTGCACCATCGCGCCTGGGCCCGGGGCCGCTAGACGCCGCCGGGGGCCGTCCGCATCCTCcgcggctgggggtgggggaggaggcagcagcGACGGAGgggcggccccgccccgcagctCGGCCCGGCCCCCGCGAGCTGAGGAGCGAGGAGCTGGGCGCTCGGGCCCAACGGACGGCGGGGGGAGAAGGTCAGCGGCGCGGTCTCAGGCGGGCTCggcgcgcccccgccgcctccgGCAAGTTGCGCCCTGCCGCACGCTGCACATTGTTTTGCGGGGGCGGAGGAATCGCACCCTCCGGCCCCCGCGGGCTCTCCTCGCAGCCTCCTGCTCAGCCGCGGCCCGCGCGCgcagctccccgccccgccgccttCCAGTGTCTTTctccccgcgcggccccgccgGCGCGcgctccacccctccccctcgcCGTCTGCGGGCCGCTGCGGCGCGCGCGGGGCCGCCCCGTGTAAACACCGAGGTGCCCGCTTGGGCTGCGGCCGGGCCACGCCTCGCGCTCGGGCGGCGCGTCACCCGTTGCTGGGCAGAGAAGCTGGTATTTGCATCTCCCAATCGCTGGctgccggggcggggcggggctcgggctgcggggctgggcgGTCTCGCGGCTGGGTTGGAGGGTGTCGGATGAGGTCGGTTTCTTTTCTTAGGCTGGGGACTGGAAGGAGGGTGGGGAACGCGGAGCGTGCTTCCCATCTGCCTCTGAGAGCTCGTCCCGCCCCACGTTGCCTTTGAAATTTTAGCTTATTCAGTGACACCTGCCGCCAGGTGGGACCTCCGCCCCCTCCTCTTTTGGAGGCGTCTTTCTGAACCATCCCAgaacagaatgtgtgtgtgtgtgtggggggatacTCAGGATCGGGAGAGCTCTTCAAGGGGCCAGACTCATTGTTTCACAGATGTAGCCCCTGCCTAGGACACACAGGGTCCAGCCACACAGGGGCTGGACAAATGCTTTTGAACGCAATGAACAAagctctttcacatttttttgacTCTCGTTTGAGGCGCCACAAGagtcctgagaaagaagagagagtatGACGCCCATTATCCGGATTCGGAACAAGGAAGACAAGCCGACTAGGGCTCGAATCCTAGGCTCGTGGTCCCAGCTCAGCGCGTCTCGCTGGGGCATCTTGCCTACCAGTCAAGGGTCCTGGGCAGGACTGACTGTCCGCTTCGCTTCTTACAGTCTTCAGGCGAGGTTCGAGGATGCGGGAGTGTCCCATCCCAGGTCCCACCCTACACCGCAACGCGCAGTTTGCGGGACGGGGGCGCGACGTCCCTCCCGAGCCTGGAGAAGCGTGCGCGGGCACGGGGGCGGAGCCAGGCCAAGGGGCGTGTCCGCGACGCATGCTCGAGGCGCGTGGCGGGGAGGGGTTGCGCGCTCCCCGCTCACCACGTGTGAGCCCGCTCCGGCACCGCGGGCCCTGTGCTGCCCCCGGGGGAGGTCACCTTCACGGCGCCACGGGCCTGGGCGATGGGAAGGGGCGCTGGGGCCTCGCCCCTCAGATTCAGGAGCTGGGGGGGTCGGGATCAGGGTCTCTAAAGTGGCATTCGGCTGGGGCGCAGAGGGCAGTATCCTATCGGAGGGCGGAGGGTGAGAGCCCGGGGGCAGACCTCACCCACCACCGGGTGGGTGGGGACCCAGAGCACAGCCGGAGAGTGTGGGGCGGAGAGGAAGGACTGAGGTGCGGCTCTGCAGACGCGGGGGGCGGGGTGATGCTCTGGGTGCCCGGGAGGGAAATTGGAGCGTGGCCGGCGGGAGGGGGAGACTCTTAAAGGCACAGGGCTCTGGGAAGGAGAAGGCCCTGCTTCTGACCGAAGGGCTCTTCCAAGATTTATTGGGCCCTGAGAATTGGAGATACCCCAGGTTTGAACCTTCAGAACGGGAGCTTGGCCAGTTCAATCCTCCATGGAGTCAGAATTACTGTATTGGCATCCCAgtgcctccttttctttctccttgaaatgagaaaaagcagTTTCTCCCTCCTATGGTGGTTTTACAAGTTAAGTGGGAAAATGGCTGTGAACAAATCCCTGACAcctagtaaatgctcaataaatatttgttgtctgGGACTCTGGGCACCAACAATGTAGAGACatcaacatgaaaataaaattggcGGAGTGGGgatgtatttatttcaaaaaaggatgtatatatttcaaatcatgggaaaattaaagctttttaaaagaatttttctaacactttcacatttttcccatttaagaaTGCGTTTTCTTTTAAATGACCTCTATGAGGGCATGGCCATCTTTTCAGTGCTTAAGAACTTTGAAGGTCTCACTCTGGTGGCTACTGCTATTATTCTTAGGGCTTCAAAGGATTGGCCTCCTGGATGATCCTCAAACCCAGAAGGCTTGGGCCCACCTTACGGCCTTTGTACGTGCTATCAGCTTTGCCTGGAAATttttcacccccatccccacatGGTTGACTCATTTTATTCTAGCCTCAGCTTAAGTTGATTCTCTGGAGAGGTCTGCCCTGATCACTCTCTGATGTAGCCCACCCATTCCCCTACATCTCAGAATTGGTTGTCTGTGGCACATTTTGTCATTATCCATAATTGACTcactttctgtttgtttatatttattgatacataatataataaaaaccagttaaccagggtgcctgggtggctcagtcggtaagcgtctgctttcagctcaggtcatggtctcagggccccAAGACAGACCCCTGgttcaggctccttgctcaactttattgagatacaattcatagACCacaatgttcattcatttatttttttaaatttttttttctttcttttttttttttttatgatagtcacacacagagagagagagagaggcagagacataggcagagggagaagcaggctccatgcaccgggagcccaacgtgggattcgatcccgggtctccaggatcctgccctgggccaaaggcaggcgccaaaccgctgcgccacccagggatccctgttcagtcATTTAAAGTGTGCAGTGCAATGGTatgttcacagagttgtgcaaccatcaccacaatcaattttagactATTTTCATCAGCCCCCAAAGAAACTGTGCTTGTTATCCatttctcctccatctcctctaCCTCTGCTCCAACCCTCAGCTATAAGCAACCATTTATCTACTCTGTCTCAGTGGATTGGCTGAACCGTTTTACATTgctaccagcagtgtatgagggttgcagtttctcctttctcttcttactTTTGAAAGTACAGCTTCTTAAAAAGATACTCTCTTCCCTTTAGCTTTGTCAAAAAGGCATCATGTTGTACGTAATAGTCTGGTATTTAATTTCTCACTCAGTATTACAAGGCTAAGATTCACCTAAAGTATTGCACCACTGTGAGGTTGGTTCATTTTCCGCTGCAGGAATATACTACAGTTTTCCTATCTGTTGTCCCATCCACAGACAATTGGATTATTGCCAGGTTTTTGCTCATATGAAGACTGTTACTGTTAACAATCCTAGATGTGCCCCTGGAGCTCAAATGCAGGGTCTCCAGAGTATATCCTGGAAATTGTGATGGCTACATCTGAGAACTTGTGGCTAACTTTTACAAGGTAATGTCAAACTTCCAAGTTGTACCAATTTACTTTTTCACCAGCAGCATAGAAAAGatccttttcattatttcaatcttttttttttttttttttgagagagagagagtgagagcacattGTGCACACTTGTGTGGGAGGGTGGaggagtagggagagagggaggaagagagaatcccaggcaggctccatgctccccatggaggggcttgatctcaggactctgagatcatcacctgaaccaaaaccaacagtctgatgcttaaccaacaagccccacaggtgccccagaagagATCCTTTTCAGCCACATCTTGTCCAAAGATTGATGTCAGACGTCATCATTTTTGCCCATATTATTCTCAGCATCATTTCTACTTGCTTCATggcacttttctttctttctttctttttttaagatttatttatttatttacttatgatagacatatatagagagagaggcagagacacaggaggagggggaagcaggctccatgtaggagcctgatgtgggactcgatcccaggtctccaggaccacgccctgggctgcaggcagcactaaaccactgcgccactggggctgcccctttctttctttttttttttttttttaagattttattcatttattcatgagagacacacacaaagaggcagagacataggcagagggagaagcaggctccgagtGGGGAGTCtaatgtggtactcaatcccaggaacccgggatcacaagctgagctgaaggcagatggtcaaccactgagccactcaggtgccccttcgtGGCAGTTTTCACATTCTGGAATTATTTTGTTCAATTGTCTTTTGCCCATATTctctccactagaatgtaagttccaagAGGGCagatatgtttgttttattttatggctcTATCCCTAAGAGAGTGCCAAACACAAAATAGgggctcattaaatatttattgagtgaatcaAAGGCAATGTTCTATCAGGAGTGTACTCAAATTCCTATGAGAacccagagaagaaaataaaattttggaaaacaaaacctaaaaccccAGTCTGCCACTGAGATGTGATGATTATCAGTGTACACTGACTACCCTGAATCCTTTCAAATGGGGGCCCCAGAGTCTAAATCTTATAGGCCATAGGTTTTCAAGGCTGAGCTCATTACTGAGCTGTTCAATGTAGACTGCAGTAGGAAGACCAGGAAATTCTTGAAGAGATGCTGACCACCGCTACCCAACAAGACAGGCCACCATCACCTTTCATCTGGTCACCTGCTAGCCTCCTTTCTGGTCCCTGCACCCACCAGGTGTCCTTCCATTTCATTCCCCTCCCTGAAGCCTGAATGATGGTATTTTCCAGGCACGAATTTGATTGTGTGTCTTCTCTTCTTAAAGCCTTCAGTGGTTTCACCATTACTCTCAAGATGAACACCAGGCTTTCATGGGGCCCACCAGGCCAAGCTTGGTCTGACCCCTACTCACAACCTGAcctcctctctcactttctttgtCTTCAGCCAACTTCCAGCCACATTGGCCTCTTCAGTTTGTGGGACAAGCTCTGCTGCCTCTCCACACAGGATGTTGTGAAGTTCGTTCCCCCACCCTTTCCAGCActcccacctctttctctctccttgtagCTTTTCTAGCCCTAAGTCCCTTTCCTTCAGTGCACCAGTGGCCTACCTGGTTCATGTGACACTCAGGAcatataactttttttgttttctttttttggagatgGTGTGGGGATAGAGGAGGAGAGGGAcgaggagtgggagagagagaatcttaagcagacccctcCCAGAGCCTGatgggctcaaacccacaaccccaagataatgacttaagaaaaaaatcaagagggcatcacaggtggctcagcagtttagcgccaccttcggcccagggcatgatcctggagacctgggatcgagtcccacatcgggctccctgcatggagcctgcttctccctctgcctgtgtctctgcttctctcttaaatgaataaataaataaaatcttaaaaaaaaaaaaagaaaaagaaaaaaagatgcttaaacgactgagccacccaggcatcccaggacatAACTTTTTAACACCCTCattgccacccaggcatcccaggacagATAACTTTTAACACCCACATCCTCTAAATGACAATATCTTCAAGAACGGTCATAAAATGCAAGGAACAATACTAAGGATAATGGCCAGAAAAGAAATGTAGatggttaaaatattctttttttgaactttttatatGTAATCATGTcagcaaaaataaacattacaatacaaaaaaaggaagagtatcAAATCAATAGTTTTCAATTAcattaatatattctttaaaagataaaataagcatACATAGTGAGCAATGATAATTATGTCACATTAtggtttaaaaacaagaaaaacacttcttaaaaattatttatttatttgacagggaaaaagagagagagagtgcacaagcagtgggagcaggagagggagaagcaggttccccactgagcagggctccatcccaggaccctgggatcatgacctgagccaaacgcagatgcttaaccaactagccacccaggtgcccccctccaagaaaacactttaaaaattagaatcaggggatccctgggtggctcagcccttcagtgcctgcctttggcctggggcgtggtcctggagtcccgggattgagtccccaagtcggactccctgcatggagcctgcttctccctctgcccgtgtctctgcctttctctttatgtctatcatgaattaataaataaaatattaaaaaatttttaaaaataatcaattaaaaaaagatttttatttatttattcatgagaaacacagagagagaggcagagacagagggagaagcagggttcctgtggtgagcctgattcaggactcaatcccaggatcccagggtcacaacctgagccaaaggcagacactcaaccactgagccacccaggtgccctaagaattgattttaagattaaatacattattcagggacacctgggtgactcagcggttgagcatctgtctgcctttggctcagcgcgtgatcccaggatgtgggattgagtcccacatccggctccttgcatagagcctacttctccctctgcctagatctctgcctctctctctctctttctgtgtctcttataaataaataaataaataaataaataaataaataaataaatcaatcaaattccgtaaaacaaaattttatcaggggcgcctggctggctcagtcagtagaatatgtgattcttgatcttagggttgtgagttcaagccccacagtgcgcatggaatctacttaaaaacaaaaaacacataatttttatcaaatgaaaattgtaataaaatgtaatacaatatagtataataatacaattttactaaataataaaatttgcagTTACCACACTGTAGTTCGCTCTTTGTTTCACTATTTTAACTTAAATACAAAAGCTTCACCTGGTCATATTGAATGACAGAGTTGAAACAACTCAAATTCTGAATCTTCAGCCTCATAATCTGTGCTATCATTGCTTATTTTGAATCTATTGTTTAAACAGAGACATATGTTGTACCCAAGGGTCTGGAGACACAGTGCTCAGGAAGCTAACTGGAACAATTCTGGACTGTTGTGAACTTATTTTCAAAACTAACGTGTGTAGCTGCATCTGACTTGACATGTGTTAAGGGCCAACTAAGCTGGGAGTGCTCTGAGTTAGCTTCCTTGTAGAATATAATGTTTATTAGTGCATGAGTAATTAAAATAGACTGTTTTGAAGcttacaaatatattattaagatTCAAGTTAgaccaggaatccctgggtggctcagtggtttagcgcctgccttcagcccagggggtgatcctggattccagggatcaagtcccacatcgggctccctgcatggagcctgcttatctctctgcctgtgtctctgtctctctctctctgtctttcatgaataaataaataaaatcttaaaaaaaaaaaaaaaagattcaagttaGACCAAAAGCTTGATCTTCAGGGAGGAGTATTTTATCACTGACAAGGTTTAGAATTGTGGGCACATGGAGAGAATAAAATGCAGGCTGACTTTTAATCaggtttattattgtttttaaattttctgcgGGCAATACACCCTCTCATTGCCTGCATAGCCTCACTTGGTACACTACGGCAGAGCAGAAACTTTGTGAGATCAGGGGACCCACCTAATTTTCACTCTCACtattgtatccccagcacctagcagatctttttttttttttttttaagattttatttattcatgagagacgcagggagagaagcagagacacaggcagagggagaggcaggctccctgcagggaacccaacatgggactcaaccccaggaccccaggatcatgacccaagcccaaggcagatgctcaaccactgagccacccaggcatcccgcatcTAGCAGATCTTCACACAACACAGACTCTCAATAGGAGTTCAAAGGGAGGAAGGAACCAACCCATATACCATCTTGCAACTCCACCCATCCCAACTGTGTCTTACTCTAAAACATcagtctgggggatccctgggtggcgcagcagtttggcgcctgcctttagcccagggcgtgatcctggagactcgggatcgaatcccacgttgggctcccagtgcatggagcctgcttctccctctgcctgtgtctctgcctctctctctctctctctctctctctctgtgactttcataaataaataaagaaaaaaaatgttaataaaataaaatatcagtctGTGAACTGGCATGATCATCAAGGACTTTCTTAATGCAGAAAGAGAACAGTAAGAACAAGGTAATTCATTTTTTGATTTATCTAaatgtcttctttaaaatttagagattatggggatgcctgggtggctcagcatttgatcctggggtccaggatcaagtcccacatcagactccctgcatggagcctgcttctgcctctgcctgtgtctctgcctctctctctctgtctctcatgaataaatcaatcaatcttaaaagaaaaaaaaaacaccagaaatcatgaaagtgtgtgtgtgtgtgtgtgtgtgtgtgtgtgtgtgtgtacaatggATCTTTCTTTTACCAAATAATAGTTTAGAACTACACATGGGGCTCTTGAGCACTAAAAAACGGCTAGTCCAAATTGAAATATGCTAGAGTGCAAAACTGTCATTCgttttcaaagacttagtataaaaagtgtaaaatattacattaatacATTTTCTGTTGGTTGTATGTTGAGattataatattttggatatattgggttaaataaaatatgttaaaattaatttaacttggagcacctgggtggctcagttggtgagcaGCTGCTTCTGGATtccagcttaggtcatgatctcagggtcctgggatggagctgtgcatccagctctgggctcagtggggtgtctgcttgaggattctctctctccctctcactctgcccctccccccacacgtgcttccctctctaaaataaataattttttttaaaaagattttatttatttattcatgagagacacagaaagagagagaggcaga belongs to Canis lupus familiaris isolate Mischka breed German Shepherd chromosome 24, alternate assembly UU_Cfam_GSD_1.0, whole genome shotgun sequence and includes:
- the SOX12 gene encoding transcription factor SOX-12, whose translation is MVQQRGARAKRDGGPPPPGPGPAEEGAREPGWCKTPSGHIKRPMNAFMVWSQHERRKIMDQWPDMHNAEISKRLGRRWQLLQDSEKIPFVREAERLRLKHMADYPDYKYRPRKKSKGAPAKARPRPPGGGGGGGGGGGGGGGSRLKPGPQLPGRGGRRAAGGPLGVGAAAPEDDDEDDDEELLEVRLVETPGRELWRMVPAGRAARGPAERAQGPSGEGAAVTASSPTPSEDEEPEEEEEEAAAAEEGEEETVASGEEPLGFLSRLPPGPAGLDCSALDRDPDLPPPSGTSHFEFPDYCTPEVTEMIAGDWRPSSIADLVFTY